The following coding sequences lie in one uncultured Mailhella sp. genomic window:
- a CDS encoding 4Fe-4S dicluster domain-containing protein: MKEYAITFDPERCIACHGCVVACKTWRDTPQNACRRRLDTLWTKEETMPRLRHASVACLHCNTPACLEACPAGAIRKQENGLVTVDEHACIGCRACLRACPFHVPSFAAPRSPMIKCDLCNGLFNPETESPPCVASCPTRALTFTALTPEQKSSCEAGMLALLRSREEW; encoded by the coding sequence ATGAAGGAATACGCCATCACCTTCGACCCGGAACGCTGCATTGCCTGTCACGGCTGCGTGGTTGCCTGCAAAACCTGGCGCGACACTCCGCAGAACGCCTGCCGCCGACGCCTGGATACCCTGTGGACCAAAGAAGAAACCATGCCCCGCCTGCGTCACGCTTCCGTGGCCTGCCTGCACTGCAACACGCCCGCCTGCCTCGAAGCCTGCCCCGCAGGCGCCATTCGCAAACAGGAAAACGGCCTCGTCACCGTGGACGAACACGCCTGCATCGGCTGCCGCGCCTGCCTCAGAGCCTGCCCCTTCCACGTGCCCTCGTTCGCCGCTCCGCGCAGCCCCATGATCAAATGCGACCTCTGCAACGGCCTCTTCAACCCCGAAACCGAGTCTCCCCCCTGCGTGGCTTCGTGCCCTACCCGCGCCCTCACCTTCACCGCCCTCACCCCCGAACAAAAAAGCTCCTGCGAAGCCGGTATGCTCGCCCTGCTCCGCAGCCGTGAGGAATGGTAG
- a CDS encoding molybdopterin-dependent oxidoreductase, whose translation MPHKVTDAWDRSGAFTLEEAEALAARRGERAVPTWCGMCGPRGNCAVYAFERDGRLLRVAGMKEAPHNRGGLCCKAHAAAQWVYSPDRITTPLRRTGKKGEGRFEPIGWDEALGIVADTLKAQKAAFGPESLAVLSPARRDYSEYLYRLLVAHGSPNYGHSGICAMQLHFGFCHTIGARPSPDYRNADVILIWGRQPVYSGPPLGTAEALVEARLRGARIYAIKPSIEADGSFATDWIPVRPGTDAALALAMLHVVTGEGLIDKNFVDQWCFGYDRLAEHVRQFSPAWAEGICGVPAAIIEEMARTYATTPRATIDVGNGLEHAPSASDAIRAIAMLMAVTGHLDRPGGNLFAGPGSTMPAPRSVQMRDRYTPEWLEKIVGPEFPRAFQPFREGTSAAYPRLFADVVSEHPTIHAIIAPGSQPTVSTRNPRGVIRALEKLDFYVVIDTHRTADMPWADIVLPALTPYEIDHPFEVRGPFIMARSRAADPVGEGRSMQQIILDIGTALGYGDEFWNGDINACMDWQLEPLGMTMDELRSHRTGIIYPPAGRRTYENYAKVFSTPSSRLDKSPFLPQGKAALYNTSFEEAGFAPLPGWREPVESVTGTPELLKDYPFVLSDYHTSRSFSAGWQRNVPLLREVEKEPCLHIHPNRARALGIADGDTVRVTSPHGFLLVKAMYYPGIREDTVMLLHGWWQGCAELGLPDLPLLDGGANVNLLYSPDMEKSADPLITAMGSQTLVNVARVCPAEKDAS comes from the coding sequence ATGCCTCACAAGGTTACCGACGCATGGGACAGGAGCGGAGCGTTCACGCTGGAGGAGGCGGAGGCGCTGGCGGCGCGGCGCGGGGAACGGGCAGTGCCCACGTGGTGCGGCATGTGCGGGCCGCGGGGGAACTGTGCGGTGTACGCGTTTGAGCGCGACGGGCGTCTGCTTCGGGTAGCGGGCATGAAGGAAGCGCCGCACAACAGAGGCGGGCTGTGCTGCAAGGCTCATGCGGCGGCGCAGTGGGTCTATTCTCCGGACAGGATCACCACGCCTCTGCGGCGCACGGGCAAAAAGGGCGAAGGCCGCTTCGAGCCCATAGGCTGGGATGAAGCGCTCGGCATTGTGGCGGACACGCTGAAGGCGCAGAAGGCGGCGTTCGGGCCGGAATCGCTGGCGGTGCTTTCTCCGGCGCGGCGCGACTACAGCGAATATCTGTATCGTCTGCTCGTGGCGCACGGCAGTCCCAACTACGGACACAGCGGCATTTGCGCCATGCAGCTTCATTTCGGCTTCTGCCACACGATAGGGGCGCGGCCCTCGCCGGACTACAGGAATGCCGACGTGATTCTCATCTGGGGCAGGCAGCCGGTGTATTCCGGGCCGCCGCTGGGCACGGCCGAAGCGCTCGTGGAAGCCCGGCTTCGCGGCGCGCGCATTTACGCCATCAAGCCCTCCATCGAAGCCGACGGCAGTTTCGCCACCGACTGGATTCCCGTGCGCCCCGGCACCGATGCCGCTCTCGCCCTTGCCATGCTCCACGTCGTCACGGGCGAGGGGCTCATCGACAAAAATTTCGTTGATCAATGGTGCTTCGGCTACGACAGGCTTGCCGAACACGTGCGTCAGTTCAGTCCGGCGTGGGCCGAAGGCATCTGCGGCGTACCGGCTGCGATCATTGAGGAAATGGCCCGCACCTACGCCACCACGCCCCGGGCCACCATCGATGTGGGCAACGGTCTCGAACACGCCCCTTCCGCCAGCGACGCCATCCGCGCCATAGCCATGCTCATGGCCGTTACCGGACATCTCGACAGGCCGGGCGGCAATCTGTTTGCCGGGCCGGGCTCCACCATGCCCGCGCCGCGCAGCGTTCAGATGAGGGACAGGTACACCCCGGAATGGCTGGAAAAAATCGTGGGACCGGAATTTCCCCGCGCGTTTCAGCCGTTCCGCGAAGGCACTTCGGCCGCGTATCCGCGCCTTTTTGCCGACGTTGTTTCCGAGCATCCGACCATTCACGCCATCATTGCGCCCGGCTCGCAGCCCACGGTGAGCACCCGCAATCCGCGAGGCGTCATCAGGGCGCTGGAAAAGCTGGATTTCTATGTCGTCATCGACACCCACCGCACCGCAGACATGCCCTGGGCCGACATCGTGCTGCCCGCGCTCACGCCCTATGAAATCGATCATCCCTTCGAGGTGCGCGGCCCCTTCATCATGGCGCGCAGCCGGGCGGCTGATCCCGTGGGCGAAGGCCGCTCCATGCAGCAGATCATTCTCGACATCGGCACCGCCCTCGGCTACGGCGACGAATTCTGGAACGGCGACATCAACGCCTGCATGGACTGGCAGCTCGAACCGCTCGGCATGACCATGGACGAGCTGCGTTCCCACCGCACGGGCATCATTTATCCGCCCGCCGGTCGGCGTACCTACGAAAACTACGCAAAAGTCTTCTCCACGCCCAGCTCGCGCCTCGACAAAAGTCCCTTCCTGCCTCAGGGCAAGGCGGCGCTCTACAATACCAGCTTTGAAGAGGCGGGCTTTGCGCCCTTGCCCGGCTGGAGAGAACCCGTGGAAAGCGTGACCGGCACACCGGAACTCCTCAAGGATTACCCCTTCGTGCTTTCCGACTATCACACCTCGCGGAGCTTTTCCGCAGGCTGGCAGCGCAACGTTCCCCTGCTGCGCGAGGTGGAAAAGGAACCTTGTCTGCACATCCATCCGAACAGGGCCCGGGCCCTCGGCATTGCCGACGGCGACACCGTGCGCGTCACCTCTCCCCACGGCTTTCTTCTTGTGAAGGCCATGTACTACCCCGGCATCCGCGAAGACACGGTCATGCTGCTGCACGGCTGGTGGCAGGGATGCGCCGAACTCGGCCTGCCCGACCTGCCCCTGCTCGACGGCGGCGCCAACGTGAACCTGCTCTACTCCCCGGACATGGAAAAAAGCGCCGATCCCCTCATCACCGCCATGGGCAGTCAGACTCTCGTAAACGTCGCGCGCGTCTGCCCCGCCGAAAAGGATGCCTCATGA
- a CDS encoding rod shape-determining protein has translation MAKIFDMILGIFSNDLAIDLGTANTCVYVKGKGIVLREPSVVAVKKDNRGNNQVLAVGSEAKRMLGRAPGNIRAIRPMKDGVIADFEVTEAMLRYFISKVHNQRRLVRPRIMICVPTGITQVEKRAVKESALSAGAREVFLIEEPMAAAIGANLPIQEPTANMVVDIGGGTTEVAVISLSGIVYSRSVRVGGDKMDEAILRHVKRKYNMLIGESTAEEIKIQIASAYPMEEEKEIEVKGRDLVTGIPQTIIITSEEVRKAIAEQVDAIVQAVRQALEQTPPELAADVVERGIVLTGGGALLRGLDQLLREDTSLPIFSVDDPLATVVMGTGIALDNMRTMREVCID, from the coding sequence ATGGCCAAGATTTTTGATATGATACTCGGTATTTTCTCCAACGACCTCGCGATTGACCTCGGCACCGCAAATACCTGCGTGTACGTCAAGGGCAAGGGCATTGTGCTCCGCGAGCCGTCGGTGGTGGCGGTCAAGAAAGACAACCGCGGCAACAATCAGGTGCTCGCCGTCGGTTCCGAAGCCAAGCGCATGCTCGGTCGCGCTCCCGGCAACATTCGCGCCATCCGCCCCATGAAGGACGGCGTCATTGCCGACTTCGAGGTGACGGAAGCCATGCTGCGGTATTTTATTTCCAAGGTTCACAATCAGCGTCGTCTCGTGCGTCCGCGCATCATGATCTGCGTGCCCACCGGCATCACTCAGGTGGAAAAGCGCGCGGTCAAGGAATCCGCGCTCAGCGCCGGCGCGCGTGAAGTCTTCCTCATCGAGGAGCCCATGGCCGCGGCCATCGGCGCCAATCTCCCCATTCAGGAACCCACCGCCAACATGGTGGTCGACATCGGCGGCGGCACCACGGAAGTTGCGGTCATTTCCCTTTCGGGCATCGTGTATTCCCGTTCCGTGCGCGTGGGCGGCGACAAGATGGATGAAGCCATTCTCCGCCACGTCAAGCGCAAGTACAACATGCTCATCGGCGAATCCACCGCCGAAGAAATCAAGATTCAGATCGCCTCCGCCTATCCCATGGAAGAGGAAAAGGAAATCGAGGTCAAGGGTCGCGATCTCGTCACGGGCATCCCGCAGACCATCATCATCACCTCGGAAGAAGTGCGCAAGGCCATCGCCGAGCAGGTGGACGCCATTGTGCAGGCCGTGCGTCAGGCCCTCGAACAGACCCCGCCCGAACTCGCCGCCGACGTCGTGGAACGCGGCATCGTGCTCACCGGCGGCGGCGCTCTGCTGCGCGGTCTGGATCAGCTTCTGCGCGAAGACACCTCGCTGCCCATCTTCAGCGTGGACGATCCCCTCGCCACCGTGGTCATGGGCACGGGCATCGCGCTCGACAACATGCGCACCATGCGCGAGGTGTGCATAGACTAG
- a CDS encoding MFS transporter — translation MKTSGRRSLIFLIYLLAFICAIGNPVAVPSLPFIMRDFALSPIEMGMVISMFALPGVCVIPLYGVLSDRIGRRPMLLAGLIICVAGSLLCWAAPNFGWLLVGRALQGLSITPLEAMCNTLVSDLFQGEDRMRFVTKATAMQYFSIAITPIIVTWILSFGTWRTGFLFAVILGAAALIVSLPIGVPQSPSKGVSFREYGSHLLTLLTSGRVLSLFSVRIGSALVIFGAVYPHLSLLVDKSYHLSPDLAGVLFSLYAVGMFVGAMSTQWGMRHLAARTIGLVGGLELCLSMLLLLFGSGLVEAVPALFFVGLGTGTLNSCCAGHVSLTATPDTRGSIMSAYSTMFRLGQTFAPILFGLCYQYGGFTGVFGAGLITSLLVTAVAPLSFAYADRMEHQHGDLHHT, via the coding sequence ATGAAAACATCCGGTCGCCGTTCGCTCATCTTTCTCATCTACCTGCTCGCGTTCATATGCGCCATAGGCAATCCCGTGGCCGTGCCGAGCCTGCCTTTCATCATGCGCGACTTTGCGCTCAGCCCCATTGAAATGGGCATGGTCATTTCCATGTTCGCCCTGCCCGGAGTATGCGTTATTCCGCTTTACGGCGTGCTCAGCGACCGCATAGGTCGTCGCCCCATGCTGCTTGCCGGACTCATCATCTGCGTGGCGGGTTCCCTGCTCTGCTGGGCCGCCCCAAACTTCGGCTGGCTGCTCGTGGGCCGCGCGCTTCAGGGCCTCTCCATCACCCCGCTCGAAGCCATGTGCAATACCCTCGTGAGCGATCTCTTTCAGGGCGAGGACCGCATGCGCTTCGTCACCAAGGCCACGGCCATGCAGTATTTCAGCATTGCCATCACACCCATCATCGTTACCTGGATACTCAGTTTCGGCACCTGGCGCACAGGTTTTCTCTTCGCCGTCATTCTCGGCGCTGCGGCGCTTATCGTCAGTCTGCCCATCGGAGTTCCGCAGTCGCCCTCCAAAGGCGTCAGCTTCAGGGAGTACGGCAGCCATCTGCTCACGCTGCTCACCTCGGGCCGCGTGCTTTCCCTGTTTTCCGTGCGCATTGGTTCGGCGCTGGTCATTTTCGGGGCCGTGTATCCGCATCTTTCCCTGCTCGTGGACAAGAGCTACCACCTTTCTCCCGATCTTGCGGGGGTGCTCTTCTCCCTGTACGCCGTGGGCATGTTCGTGGGCGCCATGTCCACCCAGTGGGGCATGAGGCATCTTGCCGCCCGCACGATAGGCCTTGTCGGCGGCCTCGAACTGTGCCTCTCCATGCTGCTCCTGCTCTTCGGCTCCGGCCTCGTCGAAGCCGTGCCCGCCCTCTTTTTCGTGGGACTCGGCACCGGCACGCTCAATTCCTGCTGCGCCGGACACGTTTCCCTCACCGCCACGCCCGATACCCGCGGATCCATCATGTCCGCGTACTCCACCATGTTCCGGCTGGGACAGACCTTCGCCCCCATCCTCTTCGGCCTCTGCTATCAGTACGGCGGCTTCACCGGCGTGTTCGGCGCGGGACTCATCACCTCGCTGCTCGTCACCGCAGTCGCGCCCCTCTCCTTCGCCTATGCCGACCGCATGGAACATCAGCACGGCGATCTGCACCATACCTGA
- a CDS encoding TIGR01212 family radical SAM protein (This family includes YhcC from E. coli K-12, an uncharacterized radical SAM protein.) has product MSRQLRYRSLDGHLRGEFGEKVQKITLDAGSGCPNRDGTLSVGGCTFCNAEGSGPGVGLGSFREQWERWRSRYAAMPRMKSTRLFLGYVQSFTNTYGPAARLSAMLKELEALPGLVGACIGTRPDCLDEEKMRLMASAPWREFWLDVGVQTCSDVTLRRVNRGHTAQDSERALRLAARFGVKTCAHLMAGLPGEDGEDFLKSARWLSGLPADGVKLHNLYVPKGAAVERAWKSGELRLLDQEEYALLAARALTLLPSNVVIHRLCADPAPGELVAPAWAADKRRTLDMIDAVLAYNDWWQGKDCDAPERNPFLD; this is encoded by the coding sequence ATGAGTCGGCAGCTGCGGTATCGGAGTTTGGACGGGCATTTACGGGGCGAGTTTGGGGAGAAGGTGCAGAAGATCACGCTGGATGCCGGGTCGGGGTGTCCGAACCGGGACGGAACGCTGAGCGTGGGCGGATGCACGTTCTGCAATGCGGAGGGTTCCGGGCCGGGCGTGGGGCTGGGGAGCTTTCGGGAGCAGTGGGAGCGCTGGCGGTCGCGGTATGCGGCCATGCCCAGAATGAAGAGCACGCGTTTGTTTCTGGGGTATGTGCAGTCGTTTACCAACACGTACGGGCCGGCGGCTCGGCTGTCGGCCATGCTGAAGGAGCTGGAAGCGCTGCCCGGGCTTGTCGGGGCGTGCATCGGCACGCGCCCCGACTGTCTGGATGAAGAGAAAATGCGGCTGATGGCGTCGGCGCCGTGGCGGGAATTCTGGCTGGACGTGGGCGTGCAGACGTGCAGCGACGTCACGCTTCGGCGCGTGAATCGCGGGCACACGGCGCAGGATTCGGAAAGGGCGCTCCGGCTGGCGGCGCGATTTGGCGTGAAGACGTGCGCGCATCTGATGGCGGGGCTTCCGGGCGAGGACGGCGAGGACTTTTTGAAGTCGGCGCGCTGGCTTTCGGGCCTGCCCGCGGACGGGGTGAAGCTGCACAATCTGTACGTGCCGAAGGGCGCGGCCGTGGAACGGGCGTGGAAGAGCGGAGAGCTGCGCCTGCTCGATCAGGAGGAATACGCGCTTTTGGCGGCGCGGGCGCTCACGCTGCTGCCGTCGAACGTCGTGATTCACAGGCTCTGCGCGGATCCTGCGCCCGGCGAGCTTGTCGCTCCCGCCTGGGCGGCGGACAAGCGCCGCACCCTCGACATGATCGACGCCGTGCTGGCGTATAACGACTGGTGGCAGGGCAAGGACTGCGACGCGCCGGAGCGGAATCCCTTCCTCGACTGA
- a CDS encoding HD domain-containing protein gives MGEWYVVGGAVRDLLLGRPAHDVDVSFSGGEEFFLQRFPAARNTGRSPEIWLVGADEFTPLEGDVEHDMLTRDVTVNAAAFDAQGRLFCHPDFLADMAARRLRFASPDALKNDPLRLFRVARFAAAWPDWTVPPETLDAMRRAAVECRSAVAALPAERVGREFLRALEAPKPSRFFTVLRDADCLSPWFEELAPAADIPAGPLPWHDNSVLDHTLEVLDRCAGHPLAAWMALCHDLGKIRTDAAILPHHYGHELKGAELVRALGRRLRLPSRHIRAGVAGTALHMKGGVYGSLRAGTRRDLICKLQEARIFHDFWILAGADGGWNWEPMASRDLAAIRAVRLPEAWRNRGAESGKRLRQLQCEALSRLPKSQPPRALNAPPLPEE, from the coding sequence ATGGGTGAATGGTATGTGGTGGGCGGCGCGGTGCGCGATCTTCTGCTGGGGCGTCCGGCCCACGACGTGGATGTTTCCTTCAGCGGTGGCGAAGAGTTCTTTCTACAGCGCTTCCCCGCGGCGCGCAATACGGGTCGCAGTCCTGAAATCTGGCTTGTGGGCGCGGACGAGTTCACCCCGCTGGAAGGCGATGTCGAGCACGACATGCTTACCCGCGACGTCACGGTGAACGCCGCCGCCTTCGACGCGCAGGGGCGTCTGTTCTGCCATCCTGATTTTCTTGCGGACATGGCTGCCCGTCGTCTGCGTTTCGCCTCGCCCGACGCGCTGAAAAACGATCCGCTTCGCCTCTTCCGCGTGGCGCGCTTTGCCGCGGCCTGGCCGGACTGGACCGTGCCCCCCGAAACGCTGGACGCCATGCGCCGCGCGGCCGTGGAGTGCCGATCCGCTGTGGCCGCGCTTCCTGCCGAGCGCGTGGGACGCGAATTTCTGCGCGCGCTGGAAGCGCCGAAGCCGTCGCGCTTCTTCACGGTGCTGCGCGACGCGGACTGTCTTTCTCCGTGGTTTGAGGAACTCGCCCCCGCGGCGGACATTCCTGCGGGGCCGCTCCCGTGGCACGACAATTCGGTGCTGGATCATACCCTTGAGGTGCTCGACCGCTGTGCCGGACACCCCCTTGCCGCCTGGATGGCCCTTTGCCACGATCTCGGCAAAATCCGCACGGACGCCGCCATTCTGCCGCATCACTACGGGCATGAGCTCAAGGGCGCGGAACTCGTGCGCGCCCTGGGCCGCCGCCTGCGCCTGCCTTCGCGCCACATCCGCGCGGGCGTGGCGGGCACGGCGCTGCACATGAAAGGGGGCGTGTACGGCTCCCTGCGCGCAGGCACGCGCAGAGACCTGATCTGCAAACTCCAGGAAGCCCGCATCTTCCACGATTTCTGGATCCTCGCCGGAGCCGACGGCGGCTGGAACTGGGAACCCATGGCCTCCCGCGACCTCGCCGCCATCCGTGCCGTGCGCCTGCCCGAAGCCTGGCGCAACCGCGGCGCGGAATCCGGAAAACGCCTGCGTCAGCTCCAGTGCGAAGCCCTCTCCCGACTCCCGAAATCCCAGCCCCCCCGCGCCCTCAACGCCCCGCCTTTGCCGGAAGAGTAA
- the mreC gene encoding rod shape-determining protein MreC — MLPRRIILLIICTLLLFLGIYTWNQRTGQWDRLCAAVGLEFTGGIMRGLDSIEDSLSDVWNSYVDLRDVRRQNDELRERLRILEQRLAGTREERAELERLRRLMHLEYPASWPARASRVLAWRMGPNAALSTIMLSSGYMSGAAPGTPVTSWAGVVGRVLKAGPSTSVALLLTDTGSRVAVITSEGRVQGILSGGGPGLPLELRFVRQNAPVRVGELLVTSGVDSCYPKGIPVARVTAISTGGASRSGASVLEIQAEPLVDFHSLEEVFLLQRPADSITPESDAVYTRRTPVLEKPEEPAPEAGGAQ; from the coding sequence TTGCTGCCCCGACGCATCATTCTTCTCATCATCTGCACGCTGCTGCTTTTTCTGGGCATCTACACCTGGAACCAGCGCACCGGACAGTGGGACAGGCTGTGCGCCGCCGTGGGACTCGAATTCACCGGGGGCATCATGCGCGGCCTCGACAGCATTGAGGATTCCCTCTCCGACGTGTGGAACAGCTACGTCGATCTGCGCGACGTGCGCCGTCAGAACGACGAGCTGCGCGAACGGCTCCGCATTCTCGAACAGCGCCTCGCCGGAACCCGCGAGGAACGCGCCGAACTCGAACGTCTGCGTCGGCTCATGCATCTTGAGTATCCGGCGTCGTGGCCTGCGCGCGCAAGCCGCGTGCTGGCCTGGCGCATGGGCCCCAATGCGGCGCTTTCCACCATCATGCTTTCGAGCGGCTACATGAGCGGAGCCGCGCCGGGCACGCCGGTCACGTCCTGGGCGGGCGTGGTGGGCCGCGTGCTCAAGGCGGGCCCCAGCACCTCCGTGGCGCTGCTTCTCACCGATACCGGCTCGCGCGTGGCGGTCATCACGTCCGAGGGGCGCGTGCAGGGCATACTTTCGGGCGGCGGCCCCGGACTGCCTCTCGAACTTCGTTTCGTGCGGCAGAACGCTCCCGTGCGCGTGGGCGAGCTGCTGGTCACCTCCGGCGTGGATTCCTGCTATCCCAAGGGCATTCCCGTGGCCCGCGTGACGGCCATATCCACGGGCGGGGCGTCGCGTTCCGGGGCGTCGGTGCTCGAAATTCAGGCCGAACCTCTCGTGGATTTCCACAGTCTTGAGGAAGTGTTTCTGCTTCAGCGGCCTGCCGATTCCATCACGCCCGAGAGCGACGCCGTCTATACCCGCCGCACGCCGGTGCTGGAAAAGCCCGAGGAACCGGCTCCCGAAGCGGGAGGCGCTCAATGA
- the mrdA gene encoding penicillin-binding protein 2, protein MKIETGNDEYQPPKSGLLLLQCCIVLLFALFCARFWYLQIHRGADYVRMAQENRLRDERIFAPRGEIYDASGELVAENRTAYGLALVREYCPDISAALAQVSAWTGVPLDRLHARYEQDRSKGRSFDPILLLTDMPFEQVAPIEAELYKWPGLRVVTHSRRYYPEGEAFSHILGYVAEASEKELAEDPDLSLGDMVGRQGLESVLERRLRGQKGLYRLEVDVLGRPLSRTLIESPHMGQNVTLSIDSRLQHAVMEAMGDYSGSVVVMDPDSGKLLALVTRPAYDNNIFIGGLSARDWNALRSDPRFPLQNRAIQSAYPAGSVWKLMMVGMLLEHGVSPQEKVFCPGQFTLGNHTFRCWRRGGHGAVDMEHSLIYSCDVYFYSMAVKLGINNMEAFARACGYGRETGIDLPYETTGLVPSRDWKKRRFGEAWQQGDTVNASIGQGHVLVTPLQTAVFLSSIINGGYLLKPQLIADAPREVTGKTPISDAHREWIKKAMVQTVEAPGATAKVLKRKDMTIGGKTGTAQVVKIKMQGDRRVKTAEMEFRQRDHAWIGSWGEKDGKRVVVVTMIEHGGGGGAVAGPVTKAVYNILFPPEPDAKPAKRK, encoded by the coding sequence ATGAAGATAGAAACCGGCAACGATGAATATCAGCCGCCGAAAAGCGGACTTCTGCTTCTCCAGTGCTGCATAGTGCTGCTGTTTGCGCTGTTCTGCGCGCGCTTCTGGTATCTGCAGATACACCGCGGCGCGGATTACGTGCGCATGGCGCAGGAAAACCGCCTGCGCGACGAACGTATTTTTGCGCCGCGCGGCGAAATTTATGATGCGTCGGGCGAGCTGGTGGCGGAAAACCGCACGGCGTACGGACTGGCGCTTGTGCGGGAATACTGTCCGGACATTTCGGCGGCGCTTGCGCAGGTGAGCGCCTGGACCGGCGTGCCGCTCGATCGTCTTCACGCGCGCTATGAGCAGGATCGCAGCAAGGGCCGCAGTTTTGACCCCATCCTGCTGCTCACCGACATGCCTTTCGAGCAGGTGGCGCCCATTGAGGCCGAACTTTACAAGTGGCCCGGTCTGCGCGTGGTGACGCATTCTCGGCGCTACTACCCGGAAGGGGAGGCGTTTTCGCACATTCTGGGCTACGTGGCCGAAGCCAGCGAAAAGGAACTCGCCGAAGATCCCGACCTCTCGCTCGGCGACATGGTGGGGCGTCAGGGCCTCGAAAGCGTGCTGGAACGGCGTCTGCGCGGACAAAAAGGTTTGTACCGGCTGGAAGTGGACGTGCTCGGCAGGCCGCTGAGCCGTACGCTCATCGAATCGCCGCACATGGGGCAGAACGTGACGTTGTCCATCGACTCGCGGCTTCAGCACGCGGTCATGGAGGCGATGGGCGACTATTCGGGCAGCGTGGTGGTCATGGATCCCGATTCCGGCAAGCTGCTCGCGCTGGTGACGCGTCCTGCCTACGACAACAATATCTTCATCGGCGGGCTTTCGGCGCGCGACTGGAACGCTCTGCGCAGCGATCCGCGTTTTCCGCTCCAGAACCGTGCCATCCAGAGCGCCTATCCTGCGGGATCGGTGTGGAAGCTCATGATGGTGGGCATGCTGCTTGAGCACGGCGTGTCTCCGCAGGAAAAGGTGTTCTGTCCCGGACAGTTCACCCTCGGCAATCATACGTTCCGCTGCTGGCGGCGCGGCGGGCACGGAGCCGTGGACATGGAGCATTCGCTCATCTATTCCTGCGACGTGTATTTCTACAGCATGGCGGTGAAGCTGGGCATCAACAACATGGAAGCCTTTGCCCGCGCCTGCGGCTACGGCCGCGAAACCGGCATAGATCTGCCCTACGAGACCACGGGCCTTGTGCCTTCCCGCGACTGGAAGAAGCGCCGCTTCGGCGAAGCCTGGCAGCAGGGCGATACGGTGAACGCGTCCATCGGGCAGGGCCATGTGCTCGTGACCCCGCTCCAGACCGCCGTGTTTCTTTCGTCCATCATCAACGGCGGCTATCTTCTCAAGCCCCAGCTCATTGCCGACGCTCCCCGCGAGGTCACGGGCAAGACGCCCATCTCCGACGCTCACCGCGAATGGATCAAAAAAGCCATGGTGCAGACCGTGGAAGCCCCGGGCGCGACCGCCAAGGTGCTGAAAAGAAAGGATATGACCATAGGCGGCAAAACGGGTACCGCGCAGGTGGTCAAAATCAAGATGCAGGGCGACCGCCGTGTGAAGACCGCGGAAATGGAATTCCGCCAGCGCGACCACGCCTGGATAGGCTCCTGGGGCGAAAAGGACGGCAAACGCGTCGTCGTCGTCACCATGATCGAACACGGCGGCGGCGGCGGCGCCGTGGCAGGCCCCGTCACCAAGGCCGTTTACAACATCCTCTTCCCCCCGGAACCCGACGCCAAACCCGCTAAACGCAAGTAG